From Oncorhynchus nerka isolate Pitt River linkage group LG1, Oner_Uvic_2.0, whole genome shotgun sequence, the proteins below share one genomic window:
- the LOC115131106 gene encoding complement C1q-like protein 2, whose product MVLALIIAIPLLVQASKTDAHYEMMGTCRMICDPYNPKPSANALEVMQDLSVIPPPAFSHGTKGEPGRPGKPGPRGPPGEPGPPGPRGPPGDRGDSGKPGYPGHTTGETAEGTVSSDRTENAEGLESAIGGTKMAFYVGLKNPHEGYEVLRFDDVVTNLGNHYDPSTGKFTCQVSGIYYFTYHVLMRGGDGTSMWADLCRNGQVRASAIAQDADQNYDYASNSVVLHLDSGDEIYIKLDGGKAHGGNNNKYSTFSGFILYPD is encoded by the exons ATGGTGTTAGCTCTTATCATAGCGATACCGCTTCTGGTCCAAGCGTCCAAGACAGACGCGCACTACGAGATGATGGGCACCTGTCGGATGATATGTGATCCATACAACCCCAAACCCAGCGCCAATGCCCTGGAAGTCATGCAGGACCTGAGCGTCATACCACCCCCGGCGTTCTCGCATGGGACTAAAGGCGAGCCGGGTCGGCCGGGGAAACCCGGACCGAGAGGTCCGCCCGGCGAACCGGGTCCACCAGGTCCAAGAGGACCGCCGGGGGATAGGGGGGACTCGGGGAAACCGGGCTATCCCGGGCATACCACTGGAGAGACGGCGGAGGGGACTGTGAGCAGTGACAGGACCGAAAATGCCGAGGGCCTAGAGTCCGCAATTGGCGGCACAAAAATGGCTTTTTACGTGGGTCTTAAAAACCCCCACGAGGGATACGAGGTGCTAAGGTTCGATGACGTAGTAACAAATCTAGGGAACCATTACGACCCTTCTACCGGCAAGTTCACGTGCCAAGTGTCCGGGATATACTACTTTACATACCATGTATTAATGCGCGGGGGCGACGGGACAAGCATGTGGGCAGATTTGTGCAGAAACGGACAG GTCCGCGCCAGTGCGATAGCCCAGGACGCAGACCAGAACTATGACTATGCCAGCAACAGTGTAGTGCTTCACCTAGACTCCGGGGACGAGATCTACATCAAGCTGGACGGAGGAAAGGCGCATGGGGGAAACAACAACAAGTACAGCACCTTTTCCGGTTTCATTTTGTATCCGGACTAA